From a single Rhodococcus qingshengii JCM 15477 genomic region:
- a CDS encoding polysaccharide deacetylase family protein has translation MDRRRFLSTLAAATLTGTAAVTMGTACSSRSVGTAIAAADEPTDPVPVPDLPPALLPPPPPSARVPLPAGGSLTALPGGGDLFALTVDDGASSEVVRLYTQFAKDTGIRLTYFVNGQYNSWTENAGLLRPLVESGQIQLGNHTYSHPDLTSVSKQQIADELTKNGTFLRNTYGVDAAPYFRPPYGRHNATVDSVAASVGYTVPTLWYGSLSDSSLITEEYILQMANQYFNPGAIVIGHLNYLPVTHVYPQLVDLIRSRNLRTVTLNDVYLKP, from the coding sequence GTGGACCGCCGACGCTTCCTCAGTACCCTCGCAGCAGCAACTCTGACCGGAACCGCCGCGGTGACCATGGGAACCGCGTGTTCGTCACGTTCGGTCGGGACGGCAATCGCTGCAGCCGACGAACCAACCGACCCCGTCCCTGTCCCGGATCTCCCGCCTGCCTTGTTGCCGCCTCCACCGCCGTCTGCCCGGGTGCCGCTGCCCGCCGGCGGATCGTTGACCGCGTTACCCGGCGGTGGGGATCTGTTTGCCCTGACGGTTGACGACGGAGCCAGCTCCGAAGTCGTGCGCCTCTACACACAGTTCGCAAAAGACACCGGCATCCGTTTGACGTACTTCGTCAACGGGCAATACAACTCGTGGACCGAAAACGCCGGACTTCTCAGACCGCTGGTCGAGAGCGGACAAATTCAGCTCGGCAATCACACCTACTCGCACCCGGATCTGACGTCCGTGTCGAAGCAGCAGATCGCCGACGAGCTGACGAAGAACGGCACGTTCCTTCGCAACACCTACGGCGTGGACGCGGCGCCGTACTTTCGGCCGCCGTACGGAAGGCACAACGCGACAGTCGATTCCGTGGCCGCGAGCGTCGGCTACACCGTGCCCACCCTCTGGTACGGGTCGCTGTCGGATTCTTCGTTGATCACCGAGGAGTACATCCTCCAAATGGCGAACCAGTACTTCAATCCGGGGGCCATCGTGATCGGGCACCTCAACTATCTGCCCGTGACCCACGTGTATCCGCAACTGGTGGACCTAATCCGGAGCCGGAACCTGCGGACCGTCACGCTCAACGACGTCTATCTGAAGCCGTGA